A genomic segment from Halorubrum depositum encodes:
- a CDS encoding MBL fold metallo-hydrolase gives MKRIQLGNTVFEGENDVYLLDGETTALVDTGVALPDVRADLEAGLADHGVAFADVDAVALTHWHPDHAGLAGEIQAESGADVYVHEADAPLVDGTETPLAADPDLQRETFDRWGLPDEDQDRLRDFFDAVGTGLSGRPAEVTTVADGDVIEVGGVALEAVHLPGHTAGLTGFAFDPREVPDHEPVGRAGGRAPRDASTAPEELFAGDALLPRYTPNVGGADVRVDAPLAAYARSLARIVERDFDAAHPGHRERIDDPSRRAATILDHHRHRTRRVLDVLADRGPATAWEVSAELFGDLVDIHVLHGPGEAFAHLDHLADAGVVERDGARYRLVDADPDVDALFPTTPLDDSVDGSETSG, from the coding sequence GTGAAGCGGATCCAGCTCGGCAACACCGTGTTCGAGGGCGAGAACGACGTCTACCTGCTCGACGGCGAGACGACCGCGCTGGTCGACACCGGCGTCGCGCTACCGGACGTCCGCGCCGACCTGGAGGCGGGCCTCGCCGACCACGGCGTCGCCTTCGCCGACGTCGACGCGGTCGCCCTGACCCACTGGCACCCCGACCACGCGGGGCTGGCCGGCGAGATACAGGCCGAGAGCGGCGCCGACGTGTACGTCCACGAGGCGGACGCGCCCCTCGTCGACGGGACCGAGACGCCGCTCGCGGCCGACCCCGACCTCCAGCGCGAGACGTTCGACCGATGGGGGCTCCCCGACGAGGACCAGGACCGACTGCGAGACTTCTTCGACGCGGTGGGGACCGGGCTCAGCGGTCGCCCCGCCGAGGTGACGACGGTCGCCGACGGCGACGTGATCGAGGTCGGCGGCGTCGCCCTGGAGGCCGTCCACCTGCCGGGCCACACCGCCGGGCTCACCGGGTTCGCGTTCGACCCGCGCGAGGTCCCGGACCACGAGCCGGTCGGGCGGGCGGGGGGCCGAGCGCCGCGAGACGCGTCGACCGCCCCCGAGGAGCTGTTCGCCGGCGACGCCCTCCTCCCGCGGTACACCCCCAACGTTGGCGGCGCCGACGTCCGGGTCGACGCGCCGCTCGCGGCGTACGCCCGGAGCCTCGCGCGAATCGTCGAGCGCGACTTCGACGCGGCGCACCCGGGTCACCGCGAGCGGATCGACGACCCGAGCCGGCGGGCCGCGACGATCCTCGACCACCACCGCCACCGGACGCGCCGCGTGCTCGACGTCCTCGCCGACCGCGGCCCCGCGACGGCGTGGGAGGTGTCGGCGGAGCTGTTCGGCGACCTCGTCGACATCCACGTGCTCCACGGGCCGGGCGAGGCGTTCGCGCACCTCGACCACCTCGCGGACGCGGGGGTCGTCGAGCGCGACGGCGCCCGCTACCGCCTCGTCGACGCGGACCCCGACGTCGACGCGCTGTTCCCGACGACGCCGCTCGACGATTCCGTGGACGGGAGCGAGACGTCGGGGTGA
- a CDS encoding DUF4129 domain-containing protein, protein MKRDTLAAVLLALLAVVALGVAAATLDSAVSLGGGGLGGTGDGGGPSGESGDVGASPAPSGGGALSVPPACFEFLREPPALLAFAAVLTGVAAFVYRDTGSRLAAGAVAGSMGVPVAALGWLLSACRPVDGEIEFALGAAVGEGGFLPQGGGGAGAGGGEGTASAPELLFALVVVAALVASVAVLLGAGGDDEPADGEGHAESEESDPADPDLREVGRTAGAAAERIERSDADNEVYRAWRDMTEALDVDRPASSTPAEFAAAAVDAGVDEEPVADLTAVFERVRYGGEDATAERERRAAEALRRIEERHGGAG, encoded by the coding sequence GTGAAGCGGGACACCCTCGCTGCGGTCCTCCTCGCCCTCCTCGCGGTCGTCGCCCTCGGCGTCGCGGCGGCGACGCTCGACTCCGCCGTGAGCCTCGGCGGCGGCGGGCTCGGCGGCACCGGTGACGGCGGTGGCCCGAGCGGGGAGAGCGGCGACGTCGGCGCGTCGCCCGCCCCGAGCGGCGGGGGCGCGCTCTCCGTCCCGCCCGCGTGCTTCGAGTTCCTCCGGGAACCGCCGGCGCTGCTGGCGTTCGCCGCCGTCCTCACCGGGGTCGCGGCGTTCGTCTACCGGGACACCGGCTCGCGGCTCGCCGCGGGCGCCGTCGCCGGATCGATGGGGGTCCCGGTCGCCGCGCTGGGCTGGCTGCTCTCGGCCTGCCGCCCGGTCGACGGGGAGATCGAGTTCGCGCTCGGCGCCGCGGTCGGCGAGGGCGGCTTCCTCCCGCAGGGCGGCGGGGGAGCCGGCGCGGGCGGCGGCGAGGGGACCGCCTCGGCGCCGGAGCTGCTGTTCGCGCTGGTCGTGGTCGCGGCGCTCGTCGCGAGCGTCGCCGTGCTCCTCGGCGCCGGCGGCGACGACGAGCCGGCCGACGGCGAAGGGCACGCCGAGAGCGAGGAATCGGACCCGGCCGACCCGGACCTCCGCGAGGTCGGGCGGACCGCGGGCGCGGCGGCCGAGCGGATCGAGCGGTCGGACGCCGACAACGAGGTGTACCGCGCGTGGCGCGACATGACCGAAGCCCTCGACGTGGACCGCCCCGCCTCCTCGACGCCCGCCGAGTTCGCGGCCGCGGCCGTCGACGCCGGCGTCGACGAGGAGCCGGTCGCGGACCTCACCGCCGTCTTCGAGCGGGTGCGGTACGGGGGCGAGGACGCGACGGCCGAGCGCGAGCGCCGGGCCGCCGAGGCCCTCCGCCGGATCGAGGAGCGCCACGGGGGTGCTGGGTAG
- a CDS encoding DUF7269 family protein — MRPLVALGVAAVAVGFVAAVDRGVASALDPSTVVVTLIGALGVLQGARYANARRNRDRAATSPGDPERRAPATVPGADLDDRVARATGSALGGHRARREIRDRVREVAVATVARDRNVSVEAAERLVETGEWTDDATAAAFLARPSSYPVRVRLRAAVSGRSRYEFGLRATVDAVGRLEGDNGGSERDGEGREASDE, encoded by the coding sequence GTGCGGCCCCTCGTCGCCCTCGGCGTGGCGGCCGTCGCGGTCGGCTTCGTCGCAGCCGTCGACCGCGGGGTCGCGAGCGCGCTGGACCCGTCGACGGTCGTCGTCACCCTGATCGGCGCGCTCGGCGTGCTCCAAGGGGCCAGGTACGCCAACGCCCGCCGCAACCGGGATCGCGCGGCCACGTCCCCTGGCGACCCGGAGCGACGCGCGCCGGCGACGGTGCCCGGCGCCGACCTCGACGATCGCGTCGCGCGGGCGACCGGCTCCGCGCTCGGCGGTCACCGGGCCCGCCGGGAGATCCGCGACCGGGTCCGGGAGGTCGCGGTCGCGACCGTCGCCCGCGACCGGAACGTCTCGGTCGAGGCGGCCGAGCGCCTCGTCGAGACCGGCGAGTGGACCGACGACGCCACCGCCGCCGCGTTCCTCGCGCGCCCGTCGTCGTACCCGGTCCGGGTCCGGCTCCGGGCGGCGGTCTCGGGGCGCTCGCGCTACGAGTTCGGCCTCCGGGCCACCGTCGACGCAGTCGGGCGTCTGGAGGGGGACAACGGGGGGTCCGAGAGGGACGGCGAGGGGCGGGAGGCGAGCGATGAGTGA
- a CDS encoding DUF58 domain-containing protein — MSEDGEPATTEHRPLREAETGRWDGIRGAALALVGVGVVARRPGLVLLGAVGVGYALYAGLGEAPAATLDVARTVSDATPDPGDEVTVAVRARNVGGAPIADLRLVDGVPPGLEVVDGPARVATALRPGASVAFEYAVRATRGEHEWEALTAISRNPAGSRERTTAIEPTDPARIVCTPELSAGGDLPLRGLTTRSHGRMPTDVGGAGVEFHATREYRRGDPLKRVDWNRRARTGELATVELREERSATVVLLIDAREAAYAASEPAGETAVEASVGAAGQAFRALLDGGDRVGIAALGPVDCWLAPGAGTAHAARGRETLATDPALAPTPSGDRFYRSLWLRRFRRRLPADAQVLFFTPLVDDAPASLARRIDAHGHLVTVLSPDVTAAGTSGERLAGFERRERLRELRSAGIRAVEWGGESFPVAVARATSRWSP, encoded by the coding sequence ATGAGTGAGGACGGCGAGCCAGCGACGACCGAGCACAGGCCCCTCCGCGAGGCCGAGACGGGGCGCTGGGACGGGATCCGCGGGGCGGCGCTCGCCCTGGTCGGCGTCGGAGTCGTCGCGCGGCGGCCGGGGCTCGTCCTCCTCGGGGCGGTCGGGGTCGGCTACGCCCTCTACGCCGGACTCGGCGAGGCGCCGGCCGCGACGCTCGACGTCGCCCGGACGGTGAGCGACGCGACGCCCGATCCCGGCGACGAGGTCACCGTCGCGGTCCGGGCGCGAAACGTCGGCGGCGCGCCGATCGCCGACCTCCGGCTCGTCGACGGGGTCCCGCCGGGGCTGGAGGTCGTCGACGGCCCCGCGCGGGTCGCGACCGCGCTCCGCCCGGGCGCCTCGGTCGCGTTCGAGTACGCGGTGCGCGCGACCCGCGGCGAGCACGAGTGGGAGGCGCTCACGGCGATCTCGCGGAACCCGGCGGGGTCGCGCGAGCGGACGACCGCGATCGAGCCAACCGACCCCGCGCGGATCGTTTGCACCCCGGAGCTGTCGGCCGGCGGCGACCTCCCGCTCCGGGGGCTGACGACGCGGTCCCACGGGCGGATGCCGACCGACGTCGGCGGGGCGGGCGTGGAGTTCCACGCCACCCGCGAGTACCGCCGCGGCGACCCGCTCAAGCGCGTCGACTGGAACCGCCGGGCGCGGACGGGCGAGCTGGCGACCGTGGAGCTCCGCGAGGAGCGCTCCGCGACCGTCGTCCTCCTGATCGACGCGCGGGAGGCCGCGTACGCCGCGTCCGAGCCCGCGGGAGAGACCGCGGTCGAGGCGAGCGTCGGCGCCGCCGGGCAGGCGTTCCGCGCGCTCCTCGACGGCGGCGACCGCGTCGGAATCGCGGCGCTCGGCCCCGTCGACTGCTGGCTCGCTCCGGGGGCGGGCACTGCACACGCCGCCCGCGGGCGCGAGACGCTGGCGACCGATCCCGCACTGGCGCCGACGCCGAGCGGGGACCGCTTCTACCGGTCGCTGTGGCTCCGCCGGTTCCGGCGGCGGCTCCCGGCCGACGCGCAGGTGCTGTTCTTCACCCCCCTCGTCGACGACGCGCCCGCGTCGCTCGCGCGTCGGATCGACGCGCACGGCCACCTCGTCACCGTCCTCTCGCCGGACGTGACTGCGGCGGGAACCTCCGGCGAGCGGCTCGCCGGGTTCGAGCGCCGCGAGCGGCTGCGCGAGCTCCGGTCGGCGGGGATCCGCGCGGTCGAGTGGGGCGGAGAGTCGTTCCCCGTCGCGGTCGCGCGGGCGACGAGCAGGTGGTCGCCGTGA
- a CDS encoding DUF7519 family protein has product MSVDISPDDADNADDDDADDATDRVDRPERDARPPTLAVVVGLVAAAVATLAAFLAAPTGGTLLAAATVGIAAGSLRRSHRLLSWAAGVGVVGLAVAGYRGGGVEALLVAGVGLAVAWDLADHGLSVGAQVGRDARTRRNVAVHAGTTLLVGALSVGVASGVYLAAAGSQPVAALALLLFGAVVLASAIR; this is encoded by the coding sequence GTGAGCGTCGACATCTCCCCCGACGACGCCGACAACGCCGATGACGACGACGCCGACGACGCGACCGACCGCGTCGACCGGCCGGAGCGCGACGCCCGCCCCCCGACCCTCGCCGTCGTCGTCGGCCTCGTCGCGGCCGCGGTCGCGACCCTCGCCGCCTTCCTCGCAGCGCCGACCGGGGGTACCCTTCTCGCCGCCGCGACGGTCGGAATCGCCGCCGGGTCGCTCCGCCGGTCACACCGGCTCCTCTCGTGGGCGGCCGGGGTCGGGGTCGTCGGGCTCGCCGTCGCGGGGTATCGAGGCGGCGGCGTCGAGGCGCTGCTCGTCGCCGGGGTCGGGCTCGCCGTCGCGTGGGACCTCGCCGACCACGGGCTCTCGGTCGGCGCACAGGTCGGCCGCGACGCCCGGACCCGGCGGAACGTCGCCGTCCACGCGGGGACGACCCTGCTCGTCGGCGCGCTCTCGGTCGGGGTCGCCTCCGGCGTCTACCTCGCCGCCGCCGGGTCGCAGCCGGTCGCGGCCCTCGCGCTGCTGCTGTTCGGCGCGGTGGTGCTGGCGTCGGCGATCCGGTGA
- the kdgK1 gene encoding bifunctional 2-dehydro-3-deoxygluconokinase/2-dehydro-3-deoxygalactonokinase, protein MVSVTDLVTFGETMLRLSPPRGVRLETTRKLGVQAGGAESNVAVGAARLGADAVWLSKLPESPLGRRVVSELRSHGVRTGVAWADPESSRVGTYYLEHGGEPRGTTVVYDRADAAITTVEPGELPTAALEAAERFHTTGITPALSERAAETTTALLRAAGEAGAIRSFDLNYRAKLWDPETARAAYEELFAHVDTLFVPRRDAREVLGREGDAVEIAHGLASEFGFDTVVVTRGTEGAVALRDGAVYEQGVFDAETFDAIGTGDAFVAGYLAKRLDGGGVADGLEWAAAAAALKRTVDGDLAVITPEDVADVVDGGGGIDR, encoded by the coding sequence GTGGTCAGCGTGACGGACCTCGTAACGTTCGGCGAGACGATGCTCCGGCTCTCGCCGCCGCGAGGCGTCCGGCTGGAAACGACACGGAAGCTCGGCGTCCAGGCAGGCGGGGCGGAGAGCAACGTCGCGGTCGGCGCGGCGCGGCTCGGCGCGGACGCCGTCTGGCTCTCGAAGCTCCCGGAGTCGCCGCTCGGGCGGCGGGTCGTGAGCGAGCTCCGGAGCCACGGGGTCCGAACCGGCGTCGCGTGGGCCGACCCCGAGTCGAGCCGCGTCGGGACGTACTACCTCGAGCACGGCGGCGAGCCGCGCGGGACGACCGTGGTCTACGACCGCGCCGACGCCGCGATCACGACGGTCGAGCCCGGGGAGCTGCCGACCGCCGCGCTGGAGGCGGCCGAGCGCTTCCACACGACCGGGATCACCCCAGCTCTCTCCGAGCGTGCCGCGGAGACGACGACCGCGCTGCTCCGCGCCGCGGGCGAGGCCGGCGCGATCCGCTCGTTCGACCTGAACTACCGGGCGAAGCTCTGGGACCCCGAGACGGCCCGGGCGGCGTACGAGGAGCTGTTCGCGCACGTCGACACGCTGTTCGTCCCGCGGCGCGACGCCCGCGAGGTGCTGGGCCGCGAGGGCGACGCCGTCGAGATTGCCCACGGGCTCGCCTCCGAGTTCGGCTTCGACACCGTCGTCGTCACGCGGGGCACGGAGGGGGCGGTGGCGCTGCGGGACGGCGCGGTGTACGAGCAGGGCGTCTTCGACGCGGAGACGTTCGACGCGATCGGCACCGGCGACGCCTTCGTCGCCGGCTACCTCGCCAAGCGGCTCGACGGCGGCGGCGTCGCGGACGGGCTGGAGTGGGCCGCCGCGGCCGCCGCCCTGAAGCGCACCGTCGACGGCGACCTCGCCGTGATCACGCCCGAGGACGTGGCCGACGTCGTCGACGGCGGCGGCGGCATCGACCGGTAG
- the pyrE gene encoding orotate phosphoribosyltransferase, translating into MTNDERRRELIAALRAADAVRFGEFELSHGGTSDYYVDKYLFETDPAALTLVSEAFAARLADTDAKLAGVALGAVPLVAVTAAEMGRPYVIARKSAKEYGTGNRIEGRLDEGEEVVVLEDIATTGQSAVDAVEALREAGATVNRVLVVVDREEGAAELLADHGVELESLLTATELLAERDAE; encoded by the coding sequence ATGACCAACGACGAGCGACGACGCGAGCTCATCGCCGCGCTGCGGGCGGCCGACGCCGTCCGGTTCGGCGAGTTCGAGCTCTCGCACGGCGGCACCAGCGACTACTACGTCGACAAGTACCTGTTCGAGACCGACCCGGCGGCGTTAACGCTCGTGAGCGAGGCGTTCGCGGCCCGGCTCGCCGACACCGACGCGAAGCTCGCGGGGGTCGCGCTCGGCGCCGTCCCGCTGGTGGCCGTGACGGCCGCCGAGATGGGCCGCCCGTACGTCATCGCGCGCAAGTCGGCGAAGGAGTACGGCACCGGCAACCGCATCGAGGGCCGGCTCGACGAGGGCGAGGAGGTCGTCGTGTTAGAGGACATCGCCACGACCGGGCAGTCGGCCGTCGACGCCGTCGAGGCGCTGCGCGAGGCGGGCGCGACGGTGAACCGCGTGCTCGTCGTCGTCGACCGCGAGGAGGGGGCCGCGGAGCTGCTCGCCGACCACGGCGTGGAGCTGGAGTCGCTGCTGACGGCGACGGAGCTGCTGGCGGAGCGGGACGCGGAGTAA
- a CDS encoding AAA family ATPase, whose protein sequence is MDVPEAARVCSRVVEEVGGAVVADREFLDRVTLGILSRGHVLLEDVPGTGKTLSARSFATALGLEFSRVQFTPDLLPSDVTGTNVFDERDGSFAFSPGPIFANVVLADEINRAPPKTQAALLEAMEEGQVTVDGDTHELPSPFYVIATQNPVESEGAFPLPEAQLDRFAIKTSIGYPDEDGEVELLRRRAGRVEQAPTVDRVLDPDAVSALREVPETVRVDDDLLGYMAALVRATREDRRVDVGVSPRGTQRLFETARAAAVVAGREFVTPDDVKRVAEPTLAHRLVLTPDAAVNDVDERDVIADVLERVAVPTVDAPET, encoded by the coding sequence ATGGACGTCCCCGAAGCGGCGAGGGTCTGCTCGCGCGTCGTCGAGGAGGTCGGCGGCGCGGTCGTCGCCGACCGCGAGTTCCTCGACCGCGTCACGCTCGGGATCCTCTCCCGCGGCCACGTCCTCTTGGAGGACGTGCCCGGCACCGGCAAGACCCTCTCGGCGCGCTCGTTCGCGACCGCGCTCGGCTTGGAGTTCTCCCGGGTGCAGTTCACGCCCGACCTCCTCCCGTCCGACGTCACCGGGACGAACGTGTTCGACGAGCGCGACGGCTCCTTCGCCTTCTCGCCCGGCCCGATCTTCGCCAACGTCGTGCTCGCCGACGAGATCAACCGCGCGCCGCCGAAGACCCAGGCCGCGCTGCTGGAGGCGATGGAGGAGGGACAGGTGACCGTCGACGGCGACACCCACGAGCTTCCCAGCCCCTTCTACGTCATCGCGACCCAGAACCCCGTCGAGAGCGAGGGCGCGTTCCCGCTGCCGGAGGCGCAGCTCGACCGCTTCGCGATCAAGACCTCGATCGGCTACCCCGACGAGGACGGTGAGGTCGAACTGCTCCGGCGGCGCGCCGGCCGCGTCGAGCAGGCGCCGACGGTCGACCGCGTCCTCGACCCCGACGCCGTCTCCGCGCTCCGCGAGGTACCGGAGACCGTACGCGTCGACGACGACCTGCTCGGGTACATGGCCGCGCTCGTCCGCGCGACCCGCGAAGACCGCCGCGTCGACGTGGGCGTTTCGCCCCGCGGCACGCAGCGGCTGTTCGAGACCGCCCGCGCCGCGGCGGTCGTCGCCGGCCGCGAGTTCGTCACCCCGGACGACGTGAAGCGCGTCGCGGAGCCGACGCTCGCGCACCGGCTCGTGTTGACCCCGGACGCCGCCGTCAACGACGTCGACGAGCGCGACGTGATCGCCGACGTCTTGGAGCGCGTCGCGGTGCCGACGGTGGACGCGCCGGAGACCTGA
- a CDS encoding alpha-amylase family protein: MSDPAWYEDATIYSLDVKTFNDGDGDGWGDFRGAIDRLGYLDELGVDALWIRPFYPSPLRDNGYDVADYYGVDDRLGSLDDFREFADRAHERGIRVITDLVFNHTSDEHEWFQRAREDPKSEYHDYYLWTSHLDDAHQRGNIFPEYEDGVWTYDEVAEKHYFHQFYGHQPDLNVANPAVREELYDVLRFWLDQGADGFRIDAAHPMLMPKGHDATTLDQTDLGESIELFKEMRRVVEAEQSDAVLLAEADDEPEHLDYYFGDGEAFHLQFNFVMNAHLTYAVGVNDTWPLQRAEEILPDVSDVGGWVNFLRNHDEWNLLKLPEEAFEHAREHFGDDDGDSWIFERGHRLRLADLYGGDRDRIALAHSLLFSLPGSVALQSGDEIGMGADLSLPEREAVRTPMQWDDSPNGGFSTADPEDCYNPVVDDGEYAYDRVNVADQRGDPDSLLSRVEEIVAARDACPEIARGGYRALDCDHKETRVHRFEHEGTVLLCAHNLADEYREEIVGFDVDPATVEHVVGDGEHYVAKGGVTFKLDACDYAWIRAEKR; encoded by the coding sequence ATGAGCGACCCGGCCTGGTACGAGGACGCGACGATCTACTCGCTGGACGTCAAGACGTTCAACGACGGCGACGGCGACGGATGGGGGGACTTCCGGGGGGCGATCGACCGGCTCGGCTACCTCGACGAGCTCGGGGTCGACGCGCTCTGGATCCGGCCGTTCTACCCGAGTCCGCTCCGCGACAACGGGTACGACGTCGCCGACTACTACGGCGTCGACGACCGGCTGGGGAGCCTCGACGACTTCCGCGAGTTCGCCGACCGGGCGCACGAGCGCGGCATCCGGGTGATCACCGACCTTGTCTTCAACCACACCTCGGACGAGCACGAGTGGTTCCAGCGAGCCCGCGAGGACCCGAAGTCCGAGTACCACGACTACTACCTGTGGACGAGTCACCTCGACGACGCCCACCAGCGCGGCAACATCTTCCCCGAGTACGAGGACGGGGTCTGGACGTACGACGAGGTCGCCGAGAAGCACTACTTCCACCAGTTCTACGGCCACCAGCCCGACCTCAACGTCGCGAACCCCGCCGTCCGCGAGGAGCTGTACGACGTGCTCCGGTTCTGGCTCGACCAGGGCGCCGACGGCTTCCGGATCGACGCCGCCCACCCGATGCTGATGCCGAAGGGGCACGACGCGACCACCCTCGATCAGACCGACCTGGGCGAGTCCATCGAGCTGTTCAAGGAGATGCGGCGGGTCGTCGAGGCGGAGCAGTCCGACGCGGTGCTTTTGGCCGAGGCGGACGACGAGCCGGAGCACCTCGACTACTACTTCGGCGACGGCGAGGCGTTCCACCTCCAGTTCAACTTCGTGATGAACGCGCACCTCACCTACGCCGTCGGCGTGAACGACACCTGGCCGCTCCAGCGCGCCGAGGAGATCCTCCCGGACGTCTCCGACGTGGGCGGGTGGGTGAACTTCCTGCGGAACCACGACGAGTGGAACCTGCTGAAGCTCCCCGAGGAGGCGTTCGAGCACGCCCGCGAGCACTTCGGCGACGACGACGGCGACTCGTGGATCTTCGAGCGCGGCCACCGGCTCCGCCTCGCGGACCTGTACGGCGGCGACCGCGACCGGATCGCCCTCGCTCACAGCCTCCTCTTCTCGCTCCCCGGCTCCGTCGCGCTCCAGTCCGGCGACGAGATCGGGATGGGCGCGGACCTCTCCCTGCCCGAGCGCGAGGCCGTCCGCACCCCGATGCAGTGGGACGACTCCCCGAACGGCGGCTTCTCGACGGCCGATCCGGAGGACTGCTACAACCCCGTGGTCGACGACGGCGAGTACGCCTACGACCGCGTGAACGTCGCCGACCAGCGCGGCGACCCCGACTCGCTGCTCTCGCGGGTCGAGGAAATCGTTGCGGCCCGCGACGCCTGTCCGGAGATCGCCCGCGGGGGCTACCGCGCGCTCGACTGCGACCACAAGGAGACGCGCGTCCACCGGTTCGAACACGAAGGAACCGTCCTGCTCTGCGCGCACAACCTCGCGGACGAGTACCGCGAGGAGATCGTCGGCTTCGACGTCGACCCGGCCACCGTCGAGCACGTGGTCGGCGACGGCGAGCACTACGTGGCGAAGGGGGGCGTCACGTTCAAGCTCGACGCCTGCGACTACGCCTGGATACGCGCCGAGAAGCGCTGA
- a CDS encoding (R)-citramalate synthase: MTRTPLTELDEVQLLDTTLRDGEQMPGVSLTPAEKVDVARELDAAGMHLIEAGSACTSEGEREAIRRVAGEGLDATVTSFARGVKRDVDHALDCGVDGINLVVPASDKHVETKVGSTREEVVETTVELVEYAKEHGLWVEVLGEDGSRADLDYLERLLGAGLDAGADRICYCDTVGAADPERTAEVVSRLAELGPTSLHTHDDLGLGVANVHAGLKAGADTVHGTVMGVGERAGNVALEEVAVALARSYDVDTVEFERLYRLCRVVSEATGVALPPNKAVCGANAFAHESGIHTDGTLKDGTMYEPYPPETVGRERRLVLGKHAGRAGVKAALAEHDVAVDADELSEVVSRVKELGDRGKRVTDADLLAITEDVQGRERDRRVELVDLSATSGGNLPTASVRLRVGDEERVASGTGAGPVDAGLEAVRAALAGDGADGEGDGPGGVSFDLDSYHVDAITGGTDAVVTVEVDLSRGDRSVSVSSTDADITRASVVAMVDGLDRLLSAAAEDGSVPDVASLADD; encoded by the coding sequence TTGACCCGAACACCACTCACCGAACTCGACGAGGTACAGCTGTTAGACACCACCCTGCGCGACGGCGAGCAGATGCCCGGCGTCTCGCTGACGCCGGCCGAGAAGGTCGACGTCGCCCGCGAGCTCGACGCCGCGGGGATGCACCTGATCGAGGCCGGCTCGGCGTGCACCTCCGAGGGCGAGCGCGAGGCCATCCGCCGGGTCGCCGGCGAGGGGCTCGACGCGACCGTGACGAGCTTCGCCCGCGGCGTGAAACGCGACGTCGACCACGCGCTCGACTGCGGCGTCGACGGGATCAACCTCGTCGTCCCCGCCTCGGACAAACACGTCGAGACGAAGGTCGGCTCGACCCGCGAGGAGGTGGTCGAGACGACCGTCGAGCTCGTCGAGTACGCCAAAGAGCACGGCCTCTGGGTCGAGGTGCTCGGCGAGGACGGCTCGCGCGCCGACCTCGACTACCTCGAACGCCTGCTCGGCGCGGGCCTCGACGCCGGCGCCGACCGGATCTGCTACTGCGACACCGTCGGCGCGGCCGACCCGGAGCGCACCGCCGAGGTCGTCTCCCGGCTCGCCGAGCTCGGCCCGACGAGCCTCCACACCCACGACGACCTCGGCCTCGGCGTGGCGAACGTCCACGCCGGGCTGAAGGCGGGCGCCGACACCGTCCACGGCACCGTGATGGGCGTCGGCGAGCGCGCCGGTAACGTCGCCTTGGAGGAGGTCGCCGTCGCGCTCGCCCGGTCGTACGACGTCGACACCGTCGAGTTCGAGCGACTCTACCGGCTCTGCCGGGTCGTCTCGGAGGCGACCGGCGTGGCGCTCCCGCCGAACAAGGCGGTCTGCGGCGCCAACGCCTTCGCCCACGAGTCCGGCATCCACACCGACGGCACGCTCAAGGACGGGACGATGTACGAGCCGTACCCGCCGGAGACGGTGGGCCGCGAGCGCCGGCTCGTCCTCGGCAAACACGCCGGCCGCGCGGGCGTCAAGGCCGCGCTCGCCGAGCACGACGTCGCGGTCGACGCCGACGAGCTGAGCGAGGTCGTGAGCCGCGTGAAGGAGCTCGGCGACCGGGGGAAGCGCGTCACCGACGCCGACCTGCTCGCGATCACGGAGGACGTGCAGGGCCGCGAGCGCGACCGCCGCGTCGAGCTCGTCGACCTGTCGGCCACCTCCGGCGGGAACCTCCCCACCGCGTCGGTCCGGCTCCGGGTCGGCGACGAGGAGCGAGTCGCCTCCGGCACGGGCGCCGGTCCCGTCGACGCCGGACTTGAGGCCGTGCGGGCCGCCCTGGCTGGCGATGGGGCCGACGGCGAGGGCGACGGCCCCGGCGGCGTCTCCTTCGATCTGGACTCCTACCACGTCGACGCGATCACGGGCGGCACCGACGCGGTCGTCACCGTCGAGGTCGACCTCTCGCGGGGCGACCGCTCGGTCTCCGTCTCCTCGACCGACGCCGACATCACCCGCGCCAGCGTCGTCGCGATGGTCGACGGGCTCGACCGCCTGCTCTCGGCCGCCGCCGAGGACGGGTCGGTCCCGGACGTCGCCTCGCTCGCGGACGACTGA
- a CDS encoding cupin domain-containing protein, whose translation MKRVAVDDVDVVTNPMDVHDVRRPVSRDLGTEHVAMNYFELAPGDAFSGGLHTHGDQEEVFYVMSGTATFEVGRERERVDVGAGELIRFAPGEFQSGFVREDADEGVVAWAFGAPGARHDWEAIESLIECRTCGEELPHATELTDEGRFRFTCTECGTSFSP comes from the coding sequence ATGAAGCGAGTCGCGGTCGACGACGTCGACGTCGTCACGAACCCGATGGACGTCCACGACGTGCGCCGACCGGTCTCTCGGGACCTCGGCACCGAACACGTCGCGATGAACTACTTCGAGCTCGCGCCCGGAGACGCCTTCTCCGGCGGACTTCACACGCACGGCGACCAAGAGGAGGTGTTCTACGTGATGTCGGGGACCGCGACCTTCGAGGTCGGCCGAGAGCGCGAGCGCGTCGACGTCGGGGCGGGCGAGCTGATCCGGTTCGCGCCCGGCGAGTTCCAGTCCGGGTTCGTCCGCGAGGACGCCGACGAGGGGGTCGTCGCGTGGGCGTTCGGCGCGCCCGGCGCGCGCCACGACTGGGAGGCGATCGAGTCGCTGATCGAGTGCCGGACCTGCGGCGAGGAGCTCCCGCACGCGACGGAGCTGACCGACGAGGGCCGGTTCCGGTTCACCTGCACCGAGTGCGGCACGTCGTTCTCGCCGTAG